The DNA sequence TCCTGCTGGTGCCTTATTTCGGGGCATGCATTCACTATCCGCCGCCCCCCGCCAACCAGATTGTTTACATTACGGCGGAAGAGCCCATGGATCTCGAATCGACCTGGGAGCCGATCTGGGCGACGGGGGAACTGAAGACCGAGTTTCGCGAGTCCCTTCTCGCTTATTCGGGATACACGATGACGGCCCAGGCAATAGAAATATACGAGTACTAGCCGACACGTCGTTGTATTGACCCGTTCCGGGACCGTAGTTAGGATTGAGTCCCGTTTTGCAGGCTGCCCCGCCGCCGGACGGGCCGGTTGCGGCGGCGCCTTAGGAGGAAAAAATGGCTGACAATTCTCCCACCGGCAGTTACGTCCAGATGGATGCCGTGGACTGGGTAGATTTCCCGCAAGGCCTGTGCGCAGGCGACATCAAGTGGAAGCTGCTGCACGTTTCGCCGGAAGCAGGAGCCTGGACCGCGATCTTCGATTGCAAGGCCGGTTCGTCTTTCGCCAAGCATGTGCACATGGGTCCGGGCGAGTACTTTCTTACCAAGGGGCGCATGCACGTTCGCGGCGGCACCGACGAAGGCGGCGACACCGCGGTGGCGCCGGGCTACGGTTACGAAGCCTGCAATGCCCAGCACGACCACACCGAATTCCCGGAGGACAGCGAGTTCTACATGACCTTCCTGGGTCCGCTGAATTTCCTGGACGACGATGGCAACACCATTGCGCTGGTCGGCTGCAAGCAGGTCCTCGATGCCTGGAACGCTTCCGCCGGGAGCTGAGTTCCCGATGTCCGGTCAACCAGCCGCGGTAGAGGGGCAGGTCGTATCGGTCCCCGAAACCAGGGGATATGTGATGAACCAGACGATGCTGCGGATCAAGGATCCGCAGCGGTCGCTGGACTTTTATTCCCGGATCCTGGGGATGACGCTGATCAAGGAGTTCCGGTTTCCGGAAATGGAGTTCTCGCTGTATTTCATGGGCTACGTCACCGAAGACGACGAACCCATTCCCGACGGCGCCGAGGCGCGCGCCGCCTACGCGTTCCGGCAGAAGGCGATGATCGAGCTGACCCACAACTGGGGCACGGAGAGCGACGACGATTTCGCCGGCTACCACGACGGCAACGCCGATCCCCGCGGTTTCGGCCACATCGGGCTGTCCGTTCCGGACGTCTACGCGGCCTGCAAGCGCTTCGAGGAGCTGGGCGTGGAGTTCGTAAAGCGTCCGGACGACGGCAAGATGAAAGGGCTGGCCTTCATCAAGGACCCCGACGGCTACTGGATCGAGATCCTCGAAGCCGACAGCTGCGGCTCCATGGCCGTCGCCATGACCGGCTGATCTAGGCGGGGATTACGCGGCCGGGGTTGAGGATGCCCCTGGGGTCGAGGGCCTGCTTCAGGCGCCGCATCAGTTCGACTTCTTCGGGACTCCGCGACAGGTGCAGATAGTCGCGCTTGAGCACGCCGATGCCGTGCTCCGCCGAAATTGAGCCGCCGTGCGCTCCGGTCAGGCGGTAACCGATATCGAAGATGGTCGTCAGATCGCCTTCGCGGCGCGTGCTCACGAACAGGTGCAGGTTGTTGTCGCCGATGTGTCCGAACACCAGGTTGATGGCATCCGGTAACGCCTCCTTGAGTTCCGTGTCGAACTCATCCAGGAATTCCGCCATTTCGGCGATGTCCATGCTCACGTCCAGGCTCGCGTAGGGCAGAAGGTCGGCGGTGATTTCCGCCACGCCGTCGCGGATGTTCCAGAACGATTGCCGGTCCTTTTCCGACTGCGCGATCGCCGCGTCATCGATCAGTCCGGCCTCAAGCGCGCCGGCCAGGACTTCCTCGAATCGACGGCTGTCCGTTTCCTGGTCCGAGCCTTCCGCTTCCACCAGCGCGTAAATCGGGTAGTCCTGGTCGAAAGGCGAGCGCAGGCTGTCGCTGTGCCTGATCACGCGGTCGAAGTAAGGCGACCACATGACTTCATAGGCGCTGACCGAGCCGCCGAGTTTGCCCTGCAGCTCACGTAGCAGTGAAACGGCGGGATCGAACGAGCGCACGGCGCACAGGGCGGTGCAAGTGCTCTCCAGCTTCGGATAGAGACGCAATACCGCTCGCGTAATGATGCCGAGCGTTCCTTCCGTGCCCACGAACAACTGCTTCAGGTCATACCCGGCGTTGTTCTTGAGCATCTTGTTCAGCGAACTGATGATCGTGCCGTCCGCCAGCACCGCTTCCAGTCCCAGCACCAGGTTGCGGGTCATGCCGAAGCGGATGACCTGGTTTCCGCCCGCATTGGTGGCGATCGCCCCGCCGATATGGCAGGAACCGCGCGCGCCGAAGTCCAGCGGCAGATGAAATCCCGCGTCCCGCGCCGCTTCCTGGATCACCTGCAGCGGCGTGCCGGCCCAGGCGGTAATGGTCATGGCGGCTGCATCCAGCTCTTCTATGCCGTTGAGCCGCTCAAGCGACAGGGCCAACTCGCCCGCCTGCGGCGTGGCGCCGCCGGCCAGGCCCGTCATGCCGCCCTGCACGACCACCGGCTGCCCGAGTTCGTGGCAGGTCTTCAGCAGACGCGAGACTTCCTCCGTGGAGCCGGGGCGCACCACCACAGACGGGCGGAAAGCGTTTTCCGCGGTGAAATCCACGCTGTGGCGCTCGCCCACGGAGTCGCCGGTCATCAGGGAATGACCCTGCCGGCTGAGAACGGCGATGGTGTTCTCGTTGAGGTGTTCGCTCAAGCGGGAGCTCCGTCTGCAGCGCCGGTTCGGCGGCAATCCATTATGGCGCAATGGGATCGGACACGGAATGAGGTTTGCTTGATTCAGGCCGGAATATATGCAGAATCAATAGTTCGGTCAGTATTGGGGGACGCCAGCATGCTGAAGTTTTCAAGAAACTTTGCGTGGCTTGGATCAATAGCTGCGATCTCAGCTTTTTCCATTTCCTTACTGCCAGCAGGGACGGCGACAGCACAGGAGAGCGCCGCCGGGGAATTCGAAGAGATTGTGGTGACCGCGCGGAAACGCGCGGAGAGCCTGCTGGAGATCCCCGAGTCGGTATCGGTAATCACCGGAGCCGACATCGACCGCCAGAACATCAAGGGCCTGGAGGACGTGGGCTTCCAGATCCCCAACCTCAACCTGTCCACCCGCCTCGACGGTTTTCCCAACGTGTCCGTCCGTGGCCTGGGCGCTTTCGGCAATACGCAGGGCGTGGGCTTCTACCTCGACGATGTCCAGCTCTTCTCGGACGCCTCGTCGCGGTTCGGCGACCTTGAGCGCATCGAGGTGCTGAAAGGGCCGCAGGGCACGCTGTACGGCGGAAGCAACATCGGCGGCGCGGTCAAGTTCGTCAGCGCCCGTCCGGACAGCGATGCCATGTTCGGGCGCGTCAAGGGCGTGGTTGGCGACCAGGGCGTTTTCGACGTGGAGGGCAGCCTCAACCTGCCGCTGGGCGCAGGCGACTGGGCCATGCGGGCGTTCGGTTTCTGGGTGAGCAACGACGGATATCTGCGCAATCCGAATCCGACGCGGCTAAACGGAATCGCCGGCAACAACGACGAGGACATCGGCAATACGGAGGAATCCGGCGTGCGCGTTTCTCTGGCCGGGCCGCTGGGCGACAATCTCTCCGCGTACGTCTCGGTGCGCTCCAACGAGTTCGAAGGCCCGAACAACACCTGGATAAGGGAACTGGACGAGGGCAACCTCGAGCACCCCAACGAAGTGCCTTCCAGCAACAATCCACGCCACGAACGCGACACCACCTCGGGCATGGTGGAACTGGTCTGGGAGCTGAACGGCTACGACATCACGTCGGTGTCTTCCTACACAACCACCGAGAGCTTCCGCTATACCGATCTCGACCAGAGGGAGGAATACCTGCTCTCGCTTTTCCGTCCCGAGGACATGGACGTGCTGACCCAGGAAATACGCTTCACATCCACGGATGAGGGGCCGTTCCAGTGGCTGGGCGGCGTGTACTACTCCAAGTACGACGAAAAGATGGACTCCGACCTGGTCTGGTACGACACGGTGATCTATGCGGACGGCAATATCAGCGGTCCGCTGGGTTGCGCGGCCGGACTGATGTGCACCGGCGTCTGGGCCGGCGAAACCGTGACCGAGGCGGAGGAAACCGGTGAAGTTGCGCTGACGCCTTTCGAAAAACGCATCCGCGACAAGAGCCACCTCGCTGCGTTCATCAACGCCACCTACGACATGGGCGACTGGGAACTGGGCGTGGGCTTGCGCGCCGACCGCTGGAAGAACGAGACGCTGCGCTTCAGCACCAACCACACAGGCAGCGACAGCGGTACGGAGATTCTTCCGAGGGTTTCCGTGACGCGCTGGCTCAGCGATGATTCGATGCTTTACGGTACGGTCGCGCGCGGATTCGAACCGGGCGGTTTCAATATCAGCGAGGACGTTCCGGACTACTTGCCGGCTTTCGATTCCGAGGACGCCACCAGTTTTGAGACGGGCTGGAAGGGCCGCCTGATGGATGGCCGGGGATCGGCAACGATTGCGGCCTACTTCATCGACTACAACCAGCGCCAGATCG is a window from the Gemmatimonadota bacterium genome containing:
- a CDS encoding 2,4'-dihydroxyacetophenone dioxygenase family protein; the protein is MADNSPTGSYVQMDAVDWVDFPQGLCAGDIKWKLLHVSPEAGAWTAIFDCKAGSSFAKHVHMGPGEYFLTKGRMHVRGGTDEGGDTAVAPGYGYEACNAQHDHTEFPEDSEFYMTFLGPLNFLDDDGNTIALVGCKQVLDAWNASAGS
- a CDS encoding TonB-dependent receptor plug domain-containing protein, translating into MTARKRAESLLEIPESVSVITGADIDRQNIKGLEDVGFQIPNLNLSTRLDGFPNVSVRGLGAFGNTQGVGFYLDDVQLFSDASSRFGDLERIEVLKGPQGTLYGGSNIGGAVKFVSARPDSDAMFGRVKGVVGDQGVFDVEGSLNLPLGAGDWAMRAFGFWVSNDGYLRNPNPTRLNGIAGNNDEDIGNTEESGVRVSLAGPLGDNLSAYVSVRSNEFEGPNNTWIRELDEGNLEHPNEVPSSNNPRHERDTTSGMVELVWELNGYDITSVSSYTTTESFRYTDLDQREEYLLSLFRPEDMDVLTQEIRFTSTDEGPFQWLGGVYYSKYDEKMDSDLVWYDTVIYADGNISGPLGCAAGLMCTGVWAGETVTEAEETGEVALTPFEKRIRDKSHLAAFINATYDMGDWELGVGLRADRWKNETLRFSTNHTGSDSGTEILPRVSVTRWLSDDSMLYGTVARGFEPGGFNISEDVPDYLPAFDSEDATSFETGWKGRLMDGRGSATIAAYFIDYNQRQIETQIPAEGAGIVELINNVGDSKQFGVEAEVSVAVSDALSVALSAGWIEAEWDSGTSVVSGADADGNPILKDIGGDTPPVTPDFSWNVAADYVQPLANGMTFNASVQVSHNGKYTGLRLSDPAGVSVVNPSFTLVGAQFSLASERWEWAVNIENLLDEDYYTDVQTFPDFFFLDGDADEIIVIGTLGQPQLITASISYSF
- a CDS encoding DUF3299 domain-containing protein → LLVPYFGACIHYPPPPANQIVYITAEEPMDLESTWEPIWATGELKTEFRESLLAYSGYTMTAQAIEIYEY
- the gloA gene encoding lactoylglutathione lyase, whose amino-acid sequence is MSGQPAAVEGQVVSVPETRGYVMNQTMLRIKDPQRSLDFYSRILGMTLIKEFRFPEMEFSLYFMGYVTEDDEPIPDGAEARAAYAFRQKAMIELTHNWGTESDDDFAGYHDGNADPRGFGHIGLSVPDVYAACKRFEELGVEFVKRPDDGKMKGLAFIKDPDGYWIEILEADSCGSMAVAMTG
- a CDS encoding FAD-binding oxidoreductase, yielding MSEHLNENTIAVLSRQGHSLMTGDSVGERHSVDFTAENAFRPSVVVRPGSTEEVSRLLKTCHELGQPVVVQGGMTGLAGGATPQAGELALSLERLNGIEELDAAAMTITAWAGTPLQVIQEAARDAGFHLPLDFGARGSCHIGGAIATNAGGNQVIRFGMTRNLVLGLEAVLADGTIISSLNKMLKNNAGYDLKQLFVGTEGTLGIITRAVLRLYPKLESTCTALCAVRSFDPAVSLLRELQGKLGGSVSAYEVMWSPYFDRVIRHSDSLRSPFDQDYPIYALVEAEGSDQETDSRRFEEVLAGALEAGLIDDAAIAQSEKDRQSFWNIRDGVAEITADLLPYASLDVSMDIAEMAEFLDEFDTELKEALPDAINLVFGHIGDNNLHLFVSTRREGDLTTIFDIGYRLTGAHGGSISAEHGIGVLKRDYLHLSRSPEEVELMRRLKQALDPRGILNPGRVIPA